The following proteins come from a genomic window of Athalia rosae chromosome 1, iyAthRosa1.1, whole genome shotgun sequence:
- the LOC105692955 gene encoding uncharacterized protein LOC105692955, with protein sequence MTGTLRKEDIISDLEHNLPNDKPMLNDHQLLTMEAILTRDQRTTSHRVRKSRSAELQTDSQAPMEVRLENIGKSDNISGKMTAGVDAPTNSKNIGSGYFPSTSSSHMRNRSSKRIRGYSGYPAGFTITWLRLGSLLVTLLVASIHGAPMMTSEQKRLNSPRKWVNPCGIGSDVFSGSLDVIQLKDKDLLDQIVVQADVALMHAQLLGEEFTRATFNTDFEDLHSLWKDTHYDWLPSLTAIPKKLREPLKKEFLDKLDLDTALLDAYEYMQMFAVALEQVVWDRENLEFHKEFEAAEYKLRTVLCELQMAREERKVPPRPDVSRSLMLPEYREMSKSDTFRDLRDWLIFRDYMNGLEYVMQVFKHLGKNLDS encoded by the exons ATGACCGGCACCCTGAGAAAAGAGGATATCATTTCCGATCTGGAGCACAATCTACCGAACGATAAACCGATGCTAAACGATCATCAGCTGCTCACCATGGAGGCCATTCTCACCCGCGATCAGAGGACGACGTCTCACAGAGTTCGCAAGTCTCGTTCCGCTGAACTTCAGACGGATTCGCAAGCTCCGATGGAAGTTCGATTAGAGAATATCGGGAAGTCCGACAATATATCCGGTAAAATGACAGCTGGCGTCGACGCGCCCACCAATAGCAAAAACATCGGTAGTGGATATTTTCCTTCCACTTCGTCGTCGCACATGCGAAATCGGTCTAGTAAAAGGATACGAGGATACTCGGGATACCCCGCAGGATTCACGATCACATGGCTGA ggCTAGGCAGCCTCTTGGTGACGTTGCTTGTCGCGTCGATACACGGCGCTCCGATGATGACTTCCGAACAGAAACGTCTCAACTCACCGCGGAAGTGGGTGAATCCTTGCGGAATTGGGTCCGACGTATTCTCCGGAAGCCTCGACGTCATCCAGCTCAAGGACAAGGACCTTCTCGACCAGATCGTGGTACAGGCCGACGTGGCCCTCATGCACGCTCAACTATTAGGGGAAGAATTC ACCCGTGCTACGTTCAACACCGACTTCGAGGATTTGCACTCGCTGTGGAAAGACACCCACTACGACTGGCTGCCGAGTCTTACCGCGATCCCCAAGAAGCTTCGCGAACCACTGAAGAAGGAGTTCCTCGATAAATTAGAC CTCGATACCGCTCTGCTAGACGCTTACGagtacatgcagatgttcgCAGTTGCACTGGAACAGGTCGTCTGGGATCGGGAGAACCTCGAGTTCCACAAAGAGTTCGAGGCAGCGGAGTACAAGCTGCGCACG GTTTTATGCGAGCTTCAAATGGCGCGTGAGGAGCGCAAGGTGCCGCCTCGTCCGGACGTGTCCAGGAGTCTGATGTTGCCGGAATATCGCGAAATGTCGAAATCCGACACATTCCGCGACTTGAGGGATTGGTTGATATTCCGCGACTACATGAACGGACTCGAGTACGTAATGCAGGTGTTCAAACATCTTGGCAAGAACCTCGACTCCTGA